In one window of Solanum pennellii chromosome 2, SPENNV200 DNA:
- the LOC107009640 gene encoding pentatricopeptide repeat-containing protein At1g50270, which yields MAGLNEELKSLFLLKGWKLYHLKQMNCVLFTCGLSHHTFFFSKLLRLCLLLPSFPSSYASSLFNHITKPAIHTWNIMFKGFSNNTSHPQNSSISLYIQMRQHGVFPNKHTFPLLLRAKNENPHLIFPQILKFGYISDQFVQNSLVSCFASSGYVDLARQVFDDITHKDVLSYTALIDGYARNALPVRALKLFLEMRQAQVKVDEVAVVAALSPAGTLRCVWFGKCLHAFYIEPGRVSRDVYIGSALVDMYSKCGFWDDAMKVFEDMPYKNLISWTAMIAGSLHCNRCREALSVFEEMLSRKVVPNQVTLTSVLSASTKLGALEQGRWIANYIKAHNVKFNTALATALIDMYAKCGCIEEALLVFDNLPNKDVYLWTAMINGLATHGDAAKSMTFFLEMLRHGIRPNEVTFIGILSACSHGGLVDEGRQLFSLMDQVYGLKPNLDHYGCMVDLLGRAGYLEEACKLIQDMPMKPTPSIWGALFGSCMIHKAYELGEWIGRYLIDIQPYHSGRYTLLANLYSTCKNWEGVAHVRKMMKEMGVEKTRGCSWIELNGEVHEFIAFDGSHAKSEHIYTILDNLVSHLQHITISPCADSLLLESNGTMQHC from the coding sequence ATGGCAGGTTTGAATGAAGAGTTGAAGTCGTTGTTTTTGTTGAAAGGATGGAAGTTGTACCATCTGAAACAGATGAACTGTGTCTTGTTCACTTGTGGCCTCTCACATCACACTTTTTTTTTCAGCAAACTACTCCGCCTTTGCTTACTTCTTCCTTCATTCCCATCTTCTTATGCTTCTTCTCTCTTCAATCACATCACAAAACCCGCTATACATACATGGAACATCATGTTCAAAGGATTTTCTAATAATACTTCACACCCTCAAAACTCCTCCATTAGTTTATACATTCAAATGCGCCAACATGGGGTTTTTCCTAATAAACATACTTTTCCATTGCTTCTTAGAGCCAAGAATGAAAACCCACATCTCATTTTCCCACAAATTTTAAAGTTCGGATACATTTCTGACCAATTTGTGCAGAATTCTTTGGTTTCTTGTTTTGCCAGCAGTGGGTATGTCGACCTTGCACGCCAAGTGTTTGATGATATTACGCATAAGGATGTGCTTTCTTATACTGCTTTGATTGATGGGTATGCCCGGAATGCTCTGCCAGTTAGAGCTTTGAAACTTTTCCTGGAGATGAGACAAGCACAAGTTAAGGTGGATGAAGTGGCTGTTGTAGCAGCTCTTTCTCCTGCTGGAACGTTAAGATGTGTTTGGTTTGGCAAGTGTCTTCATGCTTTCTATATCGAGCCAGGGAGGGTTTCTAGGGATGTTTACATTGGTAGTGCTCTTGTTGATATGTATTCTAAATGTGGATTTTGGGATGATGCCATGAAAGTTTTTGAAGACATGCCTTACAAGAATCTTATTTCTTGGACTGCTATGATTGCTGGCTCTCTACACTGCAATAGATGTAGGGAAGCACTCTCTGTTTTCGAAGAGATGCTGTCCAGAAAGGTTGTGCCCAATCAAGTAACATTGACAAGCGTCCTCAGTGCATCTACTAAGCTTGGGGCATTGGAGCAGGGCAGATGGATTGCTAATTATATAAAAGCTCACAACGTAAAATTTAATACAGCACTTGCCACTGCTTTGATAGATATGTATGCAAAGTGTGGGTGCATTGAAGAGGCACTGTTGGTTTTCGACAATCTTCCAAATAAAGATGTTTATCTATGGACTGCTATGATAAATGGCCTGGCAACACATGGTGATGCTGCAAAGTCCATGACCTTCTTCTTAGAAATGTTGAGACATGGTATAAGGCCCAATGAAGTAACCTTCATTGGTATTCTCAGTGCGTGTTCTCATGGAGGACTCGTGGATGAAGGACGCCAGTTGTTCTCATTAATGGACCAAGTTTACGGTTTAAAACCTAATTTAGATCATTATGGCTGTATGGTCGATCTGCTGGGTCGGGCAGGATATCTGGAAGAAGCTTGTAAATTGATTCAAGACATGCCAATGAAACCTACTCCTAGCATATGGGGTGCTCTCTTTGGTTCTTGCATGATTCACAAGGCGTATGAATTAGGTGAATGGATAGGAAGATATCTAATCGATATACAGCCTTATCACAGTGGCAGATATACACTCTTGGCGAATTTGTATTCTACTTGTAAAAATTGGGAAGGGGTAGCTCATGTTAGGAAAATGATGAAAGAGATGGGTGTGGAAAAGACTCGGGGGTGTAGTTGGATCGAATTGAACGGGGAAGTGCATGAGTTTATTGCCTTTGATGGTTCACATGCTAAGTCTGAACATATTTACACCATTTTAGATAACCTAGTCAGTCATCTACAACACATTACCATTTCTCCGTGTGCTGATTCATTACTTCTTGAGAGTAATGGAACAATGCAACATTGTTGA